CGCCGATGCCGCCGCAGAGGAAGGGCGGACCGTGTGGGGATTGCTTGCGGAATGCATAAGATCGATGAGTGACACGTCCTATACGGTGCACGGCTATCCTATAACGGACCTCGCGAAGGCAGCGGGATCGGTCAACACGATAAACGAGAAGACCGCATTGGAGTACGCGCTGGGGGACTCCCTCTCTAAGAAGAGGTCGACGGTCATAGTGAAGAACGTGGGAGTCAATGCGCTTGCGGACCCTCTCGTGATGGCCTCCACCCAGGGCATCATGGGGGGAGTTGTGCTGATATCCGGGGACGACACCGAAGTCAGGGGGACCCAGGTCCGCCAGGATACCAGGCCGTACGCGGAGGTGGCATCGGTCCCGCTGGTGGAGCTCGACACGGGCGCCGTCCGCCAGGGCCTCGAGATGGCGTTCGCCGAATCCGAGAAGTATTCCAGGGTGGCGATCCTGAGGGTCACCGACGTCGCCCTCTACAGCGCGACAGGCGAGGGGCCGCCCCTGATGCAGGCGGACCGCCGTTACGGGAGGCTCGCGGACAGGGCACTGACGGCTAAAGGATGCGCCGACCGTGCGGATAGGATCTTCAAGGGAAAGGGAGAAGTCCCGGAGGCCGTCGAGAGCGGAGGCCGCACATTGGGCCTGTGCAGGAACTGCCCGTACAAACCCCTTCTGCAATTCATATCGGACGAGGGCATCGAGGTCATAATCGACACCGGATGCGTGATCCTCGCCAGGAAGAGGCCCTACAACATAGGGGTGGCCAATTACGGCCTGGGGTCCTCCATAGCCGTCGCCGCGAAGTCCACGGGGATAGCGGTCATCGGAGACTATGCTTTCCTCCATTCTGGGATCAATTCGCTGATAGACGTCTATGAGAGGGGCACCCCGCTGCTGACCATAATACTGAAGAACGGAAGGCTGGGCATGACGGGAGGGGAGGGGTGCTTCGACGTGGAGAGGTACATCTCCTGGGCCGGGCCCGAGAGGATGGGGGTCGAAGAGGCCATCGGGATCATGAAGGGATCTGTTACCGGCCCGAGAACGATAGTGATAGAGACGGAATGTCCGGAGGGTGAAATACATGAAGAAATTGGATATTGAGATCTGTGATGTGACACTCAGGGACGGCGAGCAGACTCCCGGGGTCTCCTTCACATGCGAGGAGAAGCTCGACATCGCACGCGGCCTTGACGCCATCGGCGTCGAGGTCATAGAGGCGGGCTTCCCGAGTGTCAGCGAGGACGAGAGGAAAAGCATAAAGGAGATAACGAAGGCCGGACTCGATGCCAGGATATGCTGTCTTTCCAGGGCGGTAAAGTCCGACGTCGACGCGGCGATCGATTGCGACGTTGACCTGGTCAGCATATTCATCGCCACCTCAGACCTGCACATAAGGGTCAAGTACAAGAAAAGCCGCGAAGAGGTACTGGCACAGGCCCTAGACATGGTCGACTACGCCATAGGCCACGGCATACAGGTCAGATTCTCTGCGGAGGACGGCTCCAGGACGGACCTGTCATTCCTGAAAGAGATGTTCAGACAGGGCTGCGAGCACGGTGCGGCGTACAGCAGCATAGCCGACACGGTCGGATGCCTGACCCCGCTCGAGACCGCGGATGCCGTCAGGTATCTGACGGACGGCCTCGGCAACAAGCTGTGCGTCCACCTGCATAACGACATGGGCCTCGCCACGGCGAACGCGTTCACGGCGGCCGAATGCGGGGCGTTCCAGCTCCACACAACCGTCAACGGCATAGGCGAGAGGGCCGGGAACGCCAGCCTCGAAGAGCTGCTCGTGGCACTTAGGATGAAAGGAGGCGTGGACAGATACGACCTCACGCACCTAACGGAGCTGTCCCGGAAGGTCTCACGCTATTCGGGGGTACCGGTATCGAAGACGAAGGCCGTCGTCGGCGAGAACGCATTCTCGCACGAGAGCGGCATACACATAGCCGCCCTGATCGTGGACAGCTCCACCTACGAGTACTTCCCCCCGAAGATGGTGGGAGGGGAGCAGAAGTTCATACTAGGCAAGCACACGGGCAGAAAGGCCCTCGAGCACATCGTCAAGACCCTCGGATACCAGCTGACAGAAGCCCAGATGGACAGGGTGCTGCACGATGTGAAGGTGAGGGGCGAGGGCAAGTGCGCGATCACGCCCCAGGTGCTGATGGAGATCGTGGAGAATGCAAGGGGGACGTCGTAATTGAGCACGCTGTCCGAGAGGATCCTGAGAGGGGCGGCAGGCAGTTTCGTCGACGTTACGGTCGACCGGGCGATGGCCCATGACGGTTCGGGGATCCAGGCATTGACGGCTTTCCGCGAGATGGAGGCGGAGGAGATACGGCATCCTGAGAGGATAACGATAATTTACGACCACATAGTCCCGGCGAACAATTCGACCACGGCGGACCTGCAGGCGGAGCTCAGAAGATTTACCCTCGAGAAAGGTCTCGATTTCCACGACATAGGGTCCGGCGTGTGCCATCAGGTCATGAGCGAGGGCAGGGTCCTGCCCGGGGAGGTCGTGGTGGGAGCAGACTCTCACACATGTACCATGGGAGCCTTCGGGGCGTTCGCCACGGGGGTGGGGGCATCGGACATGGCGTCCATCTGGGCCACCGGCGGGACCTGGCTGAAGGTGCCGGAGACGATCAACATCAGGCTGGAAGGAAGACTCCCCCGGTTCTCGGAGCCCAAGGATGTGGCGCTGAGATATGTGGGCATGCTCGGGGCGGACGGCGCGACCTACAAGGCCATAGAGTTCACCGGCGACAACGATATCCGGATGGAGGGGAGGCTGACGATATCCAACATGGCTGTCGAGGCCGGGGCCAAGACGGGCCTGTTCTACGCCGACGGGGAGACCTGCCGCTATCTGAAGGGATATGGGTTGGATGCCGAGCCGCAGAAGGCGGAGGACTGCGGCTACGTCAGGGAGGAGACCATAGAGCTGGACGATGTGGAGCCCGTACTCGCCGTGCCGCACAGGGTCGACATGGTCAGGCCGGTGTCCGACCTGGAAGGGACCCCCCTCGACCAGGTCTTCGTCGGCACGTGCACCAACGGCAGGTACGAGGACCTGAAACGCTTCGCGGACGTGGTCAAAGGCAAGCGGGTGAAGGTCAGGACGGTCGTCGTCCCGGCTTCCAGGGCCGTGCTGCTCAGGGCGATGGAGACCGGCGTTCTGAGGGACATCGTGGAGTCGGGGGCCGCAATAGGCACGCCGGGGTGCGGACCGTGCCTGGGCGCCCACCAGGGCGTGCTCGGGGAAGGGGAGGTCGGACTCTCCACTGCCAACAGGAACTTCAAGAACCGCATGGGCGTCGGAGCGGAATACTATCTGTCGTCGCCGACGACGGCCGCGTTCTCCGCGCTCAAGGGTGAGATCGCATCACCGGGGGAAAGGTTGTGAAGGGAAAGGTCGTGAGGGTCGGCGACGACATCGATACGGACCTCATAATAGCCGGAAGGTACCTGAGGACGAAGGACAGGTCGCTCTGGGCGGAGCATGCTTTCGAGGACCTCGACCCGGGCATGTCGTCACGTCTCCCGGGCAGTGTCATCGTCGCGGGGAAGAACTTCGGATGCGGGTCGTCGCGCGAGCAGGCGGCCATAGCTCTGAAGGAGGCGGGAGCGGTGGCGGTGGTCGCGAAAAGTTTCGCCAGGATATTCTTCAGGAACGCCATAAACAGGGGCATCCCCCTGTTCGAGGTCGAGGGCCCGATGGAATGCGATGACGGAGATGAGATCGCTGTCTCGCTGGAGGGATCCTATGTGGAGACCGGGGGCAAGAGATACGGATCCCTCAGGCTGTCGGACAGGATGATGGAGATCATAGACGCCGGCGGGATCATAGAGCTGAGGAGGAGGGACCGATGAGGTCCGGAGAGGCCGCCGGCCACGCCGGCGGGAACGTTCGGAGGGCCGCCCCGTGAAGATAGCGGTCGTCGAAGGGGACGGCATAGGCAAGGAGGTCGTACCTGTGGCCGTGAAGGTTCTGGAGCACTACATTCCGGATGCGGAGTACCTCGGGATCGAGGTGGGCTACGGGAAATGGGAGAGGACAGGCAAAGGATGCGACGACGGAGACATCGAGATGATGAGGGAGGCGGACTCCGTCCTCTTCGGTGCCATAACGACTCCTCCCGATCCGGACTACAAGAGCGTGATGCTCAGGATCAGGCACGAGCTCGGCCTGTACGCCAACATAAGGCCGATACGCGGGGACGGTTTCAGGATGACGGTCGTCCGCGAGAATTCGGAGGGCCTGTACTCGGGCATAGAGGAGATCGGCAGCGAGAGGTCAACCACCCTGAGGGTGGTGACCAGGAAGGCAAGCGAGCGTATAGCCGCCTGCGCGTGCGAGATCCTCCTTAGGGATTTCGAGGGCGGCACCCTCACTATAGGCAACAAGGCTAACGTAATGAAATCGGACGTCCTATTCAGGGACACCTGCATGGAGGTGGCGGAGAGGACGGGCGTCCCGTACAGGACGGCTTACATCGATTCGCTGACGTTCGATGCCTTGCACAACCCCGGCAGATACGACGTGATAGTGACCACCAACATGTTCGGAGACATATTGAGCGACGCCCTTGGCCATGTGGCCGGCGGCCTCGGGATGCTCCCGAGCGCCAACATCGGCGGAGAATGCGCCCTCTTCGAGCCGGTGCACGGCAGCGCCCCCGACATCGCCGGGAAGGGGATCGCGAACCCGGTGGCGGCGATAAGGAGCGCGGGAATGCTCCTTGAGCACGCCGCGGGCATAATGTGCGAAGAGGAGATCGAGAGGGCAATATCCGGGGCTGTCTCGTCGGGGGCCGGGACTCCGGACCTCGGCGGGGACTCCGGAACGGAGCTGTTCGGGAAAGAGATACTGAAGAGGCTCGGAAAGAGGTGAACACGAAGATGGATGTCTATAATCCCGCCAGGAACGAGAAGATCGGAGAAGTTAAGGAGTTCACCGGAGAGGAGGTCGCGAGTACGATAGAGGGGCTCGCGGCAGGGTTCCCCGGATGGTCGGCCATGAGGCCGGCCTCCAGAGGCATGGTGCTATACAGGGCGGCGGAGATTATGAGGGCGGACACGGACAGGCTCTCGTCGATCCTGACCGCGGAGCAGGGAAAGCCGCGCGCCGAGGCGAGGAACGAGATCCTGGGCGCCGCCGCGGTCTTCGAGTTCTACGCGTCGATCGCCGGGACCGTGGGAGGAAGCACGGCGCCGAAGTCCGATTACGGGTACGCGTTCACGAGCAAGTCCCCCCTGGGGGTGTGCGGTGCGATAATCCCGTGGAACATGCCGGCGCTGATAATGGCGTGGAAGGTCGGGCCCGCCGTTGTGACCGGCAATACAATCGTTGTGAAACCCGCAGAGACGACCCCGTTCACGAACACCGAGATGGCGAAGATACTGTATTCTGCCGGCATTCCCGAGGACGTCCTCGCGGTCGTCACCGGCGGCGGCGAGACCACGGGCGCCGCCATAGTCGGGAATAAGGATATCAGGCATCTGTCATTCACGGGGTCGGTCGAGACCGGGGGGAAGATCTCCAGGATGGTCGACGCAGGAAGAGTCAGGCTCACCCTGGAACTCGGAGGGAGCGACCCGATGATAGTTTGCGGCGATGCCGACCTGGACAGGGCGGTGGCAGGGGCGGTGGCCGGCAGATTCTACAACTGCGGTCAGATATGCACGGCCGTCAAGAGGCTCTTCGTGGCGGACAGCGTGGCGGACGGGTTCACGGAGAGGCTGAAAGCCGCGACAGAGAGGCTCAGGGTGGGGGACGGGGCCGTCGAGGGGACCGATATCGGCCCTTTGAACAGCAGCGAGGGGCTGCACAGGATAGAGAGGATGGTCGAGGACAGCACGGGCTCCGCGAAGGTCATAACAGGTGCCAGGAGGCCCGAGGGCCGGGGGAACTTCTACGCCCCCACTCTCATAACGGACCTGGAACCGGATTCGAGGCTGCTGACCGAGGAGGTCTTCGGCCCCGTGCTCCCGATAGTCAGGTTCGGTGATCTGGATGAAGCCATAGAGATGGCGAACTCTACCAGGTTCGGCCTGGGCGCGTCGATATGGACCAATGACATGAGGAATGCGTCCAAGGCCGTGGACGGCGTGAAGTCGGGCATATTATGGGTCAACAGGCACTCGAGGATACCTCCCGAAGTCCCCTTCGGAGGGGTCAAGGGCAGCGGCATCGGCCGCGAGAACGGCCAGAACGCGTTGGACGGGTATCTGGTCGAGAAGACCGTGATCATCTCGCCCTGACGATCGGCACCGTGCATCGGACAGCGGGGGTGCTGCCTCCGCGCCGGAGGCGCTTCGGCGGAAAGAGGAGAGGGCGCGCGGGAACGCGACCCATAATACGATCTTCAACAGTCGAAGCATACGATAATCCAATCAAATGGGAGAAGAGACGTTGACTTCTGCTTCGAACTTCTTTGGAGATATGCCAAGGGAGATGGGGCCGACATAGAAGGGAGGGACGCGCTCGAATGGTACAAACCCGTCGCCCCGGTCCATTCCGAATCGGCCGGCACGGTCGGGAGTACCCCGGAGGAATGCCCATGGACATATGTTCAGATTGCAGGACGAGGTCCGTTGCTCCATCTAAACTACGGCAAAGCGGAAATTGCATTGCATAAAGATTACAATGTGAGCAAAGAAGCCTTTTGGATGGCAAGATACAGAGCCGCAGGGAAAATCCGAGAACAGGGATGGGATTGGAGGAATTCTGCGGCGACAATCTCCCCGGCATGTTTTCTTTGATTAAGTTATCCGATCATCCTTAACGGTCGTATATCGCGGATCTTTGGCCGATCGCCAGAATGAGTATCGCGAGCCAATCGATCCCGATTTGGAGACGAGGCGGTAATCGTCTATCCGATCCTCCACAATCTCCGGGGTCCGCCGTAAGGGCGTGGCCGTAGGAACACGGATCATCAGTGCCACACGCTCAGGCCGTCGGTTGCGGGAGAATCGTTGGAATAGGATAGATGTTCGTGAAAAAGGAAGACGGGAGTTTTGATTTTGAAAAACCCTGAACAAAGTAGCCAGTAGAATTAGGTGGGCCCGCCCAGATTTGAACTGGAGTATCATGCACCCCAAGCATGGAGGATACCAAGCTACCCCACGGGCCCATTAATAGGTTTTTTTAAGAGGTTTATCCGAGAGGTGCGATCTCACCGATGAGGTCGGCGTGGGAGACTATCATCCTGCGGCAGCAGTATCTTTCGAATCCCAGATCGTCGAGGACCGCTTTAGGGTCCTCGCCCATCCCTACACGCTTCGAGTATACTGGGTAGGCGCTGCCTACCACCTTTCCGCATGTGAAACATCTCACCGGTATT
This DNA window, taken from Methanomassiliicoccaceae archaeon, encodes the following:
- a CDS encoding thiamine pyrophosphate-dependent enzyme, which translates into the protein MWGLLAECIRSMSDTSYTVHGYPITDLAKAAGSVNTINEKTALEYALGDSLSKKRSTVIVKNVGVNALADPLVMASTQGIMGGVVLISGDDTEVRGTQVRQDTRPYAEVASVPLVELDTGAVRQGLEMAFAESEKYSRVAILRVTDVALYSATGEGPPLMQADRRYGRLADRALTAKGCADRADRIFKGKGEVPEAVESGGRTLGLCRNCPYKPLLQFISDEGIEVIIDTGCVILARKRPYNIGVANYGLGSSIAVAAKSTGIAVIGDYAFLHSGINSLIDVYERGTPLLTIILKNGRLGMTGGEGCFDVERYISWAGPERMGVEEAIGIMKGSVTGPRTIVIETECPEGEIHEEIGY
- a CDS encoding homocitrate synthase family protein, whose translation is MKKLDIEICDVTLRDGEQTPGVSFTCEEKLDIARGLDAIGVEVIEAGFPSVSEDERKSIKEITKAGLDARICCLSRAVKSDVDAAIDCDVDLVSIFIATSDLHIRVKYKKSREEVLAQALDMVDYAIGHGIQVRFSAEDGSRTDLSFLKEMFRQGCEHGAAYSSIADTVGCLTPLETADAVRYLTDGLGNKLCVHLHNDMGLATANAFTAAECGAFQLHTTVNGIGERAGNASLEELLVALRMKGGVDRYDLTHLTELSRKVSRYSGVPVSKTKAVVGENAFSHESGIHIAALIVDSSTYEYFPPKMVGGEQKFILGKHTGRKALEHIVKTLGYQLTEAQMDRVLHDVKVRGEGKCAITPQVLMEIVENARGTS
- a CDS encoding 3-isopropylmalate dehydratase/homoaconitate hydratase family large subunit; the encoded protein is MSTLSERILRGAAGSFVDVTVDRAMAHDGSGIQALTAFREMEAEEIRHPERITIIYDHIVPANNSTTADLQAELRRFTLEKGLDFHDIGSGVCHQVMSEGRVLPGEVVVGADSHTCTMGAFGAFATGVGASDMASIWATGGTWLKVPETINIRLEGRLPRFSEPKDVALRYVGMLGADGATYKAIEFTGDNDIRMEGRLTISNMAVEAGAKTGLFYADGETCRYLKGYGLDAEPQKAEDCGYVREETIELDDVEPVLAVPHRVDMVRPVSDLEGTPLDQVFVGTCTNGRYEDLKRFADVVKGKRVKVRTVVVPASRAVLLRAMETGVLRDIVESGAAIGTPGCGPCLGAHQGVLGEGEVGLSTANRNFKNRMGVGAEYYLSSPTTAAFSALKGEIASPGERL
- a CDS encoding 3-isopropylmalate dehydratase, translating into MKGKVVRVGDDIDTDLIIAGRYLRTKDRSLWAEHAFEDLDPGMSSRLPGSVIVAGKNFGCGSSREQAAIALKEAGAVAVVAKSFARIFFRNAINRGIPLFEVEGPMECDDGDEIAVSLEGSYVETGGKRYGSLRLSDRMMEIIDAGGIIELRRRDR
- a CDS encoding isocitrate/isopropylmalate family dehydrogenase, with the translated sequence MKIAVVEGDGIGKEVVPVAVKVLEHYIPDAEYLGIEVGYGKWERTGKGCDDGDIEMMREADSVLFGAITTPPDPDYKSVMLRIRHELGLYANIRPIRGDGFRMTVVRENSEGLYSGIEEIGSERSTTLRVVTRKASERIAACACEILLRDFEGGTLTIGNKANVMKSDVLFRDTCMEVAERTGVPYRTAYIDSLTFDALHNPGRYDVIVTTNMFGDILSDALGHVAGGLGMLPSANIGGECALFEPVHGSAPDIAGKGIANPVAAIRSAGMLLEHAAGIMCEEEIERAISGAVSSGAGTPDLGGDSGTELFGKEILKRLGKR
- a CDS encoding aldehyde dehydrogenase family protein; amino-acid sequence: MDVYNPARNEKIGEVKEFTGEEVASTIEGLAAGFPGWSAMRPASRGMVLYRAAEIMRADTDRLSSILTAEQGKPRAEARNEILGAAAVFEFYASIAGTVGGSTAPKSDYGYAFTSKSPLGVCGAIIPWNMPALIMAWKVGPAVVTGNTIVVKPAETTPFTNTEMAKILYSAGIPEDVLAVVTGGGETTGAAIVGNKDIRHLSFTGSVETGGKISRMVDAGRVRLTLELGGSDPMIVCGDADLDRAVAGAVAGRFYNCGQICTAVKRLFVADSVADGFTERLKAATERLRVGDGAVEGTDIGPLNSSEGLHRIERMVEDSTGSAKVITGARRPEGRGNFYAPTLITDLEPDSRLLTEEVFGPVLPIVRFGDLDEAIEMANSTRFGLGASIWTNDMRNASKAVDGVKSGILWVNRHSRIPPEVPFGGVKGSGIGRENGQNALDGYLVEKTVIISP
- a CDS encoding DNA-directed RNA polymerase subunit N, whose protein sequence is MIIPVRCFTCGKVVGSAYPVYSKRVGMGEDPKAVLDDLGFERYCCRRMIVSHADLIGEIAPLG